The sequence below is a genomic window from Acetivibrio clariflavus DSM 19732.
AATCACTTAAAACTTCCTCAATCATTTTTAAGTCTCCAGACATTCTTACATCCTCCTTATATACTTTCTAATGCTGTGATTGGTATCAGTCATTTAAAAACTTACATTTTTTAAGCCTGTCAATTCTATCTTTACTCTATCTTAAAATCACCTATGACCAATCAATTTTTACTACTTCATTTTACTGAAGTTGATTTCCTTTGTAAGAACCCTGCCTTTAATCGACAGAAGTGTATAATTTCTCGAAGACCGGATGAAAATGAATGTTAATTTTTCTCGAGAAACATGCATAAAAAATACACTTATAATTATTTTATACCATCCCGACATGCTTTCGCAACTTTATATTTTTTATCAACTTACTAATATATAAATACAAAATTATTGTGCAAACATGAATTCGGTTCATTTTTTAAACAGAAAAAATATCATAATTAAAGGATACAGCATATTTCACTGTATCCTAAACAAAAGTTCTATTTATTGTTCATGTATTTTTAGGCATGCTATATTTTATTTTTAAACCGATTCGTATTTCATGGCATTGATAATTTATTCTTTGGGTTTCATTGTCGGGAACAACAGTACATCCCTTATGGAATAGGAATCGGTTAAGAGCATAACCAATCTGTCTATTCCGATACCAAGACCACCAGTTGGAGGCATTCCATATTCAAGTGCTGTTATAAAGTCATCGTCCATCATATTTGCTTCTTCATCCCCAGCTTCCCTCTTTGCAACCTGATCCAAAAATCTTTCCTTCTGGTCAATAGGATCATTCAACTCCGAGTACGCATTAGCCATTTCTCTGCATGTGATAAACAACTCGAATCTTTCTGTTAAAGATGGCATATCAGGCTTTCTTTTGGTAAGAGGAGATACTTCTACAGGGTAATCCAGAATAAATGTGGGTTGAACCAGATGTTCTTCCACAAATTCCTCAAACATAAGGTTCAGTACTTCTCCCTTTGTAGGATTGCCCTCTATGTGAACTTTCTTTTCCTTAGCAATATTCCTAGCCTCTTCGTCACTGGTTATATTATTAAAATTAACTCCGGCATATTTTTCAACTGCTTCAATCATGGTCATTCTATTCCAGGGAGGTGTAAGGTCAATTTCCTGCCCCTGATAGGTAATCTTTGTAGTTCCCAAAACCTCTTGGGCCACAGTAGAAATAAGCTGCTCGGTTAATTCCATCATTCCCTTGTAATCGGTATATGCCTCATACACTTCCATTAAAGTGAACTCCGGATTATGCTTTACCGACATACCTTCATTTCTAAACATTCTGCCTATCTCATAAACTTTTTCCAGTCCTCCGACTATAAGACGCTTTAAATAAAGCTCAGGTGCAATTCTTAAATACATATCGATATCAAGAGTATTATGATGTGTAACAAACGGTCTTGCCGCTGCTCCTCCCGGTATAGTGTTGAGGATTGGAGTCTCTACCTCCAAAAAACCTCTGTCGTCCAAGAATTTTCTTATAGCTTTAATTATCTTACTTCTTACTATAAAAGTATTTCTGACATCAGGATTTACAATCAGGTCAACATATCTCTGTCTGTATCTTAGATCAACATCCTTTAATCCATGCCATTTTTCAGGCAACGGCTGAAGAGATTTTGATAAAAGCACTATTTCCTGTACTTTTACTGATATTTCTCCTTTATGGGTTTTAAATACTTCTCCCTTTACTCCAACTATGTCACCAATATCAAATTTCTTGAATTCTTCATAGACTTCTGCACCTACTTCATCCATTTTAACATATATCTGTATCTTACCGTCTCTATCACGCACGTCACAAAAGCTGGCTTTTCCCATTCCTCTTTTTGACATTAACCTTCCGGCAACAGAGACAAAGGCACCCTCCATACTTTCAAAATTATCAACTATGTATTTAGTTGAATGGGTAACATCATATTTTACAATCTTAAAAGGGTCTTTCCCATTTTTCTGTAATTCAGCGAGTTTCACCCTTCTCACTTTCAATATTTCATTGAGGTCTTCATACTCAACATTTGCATTTTGGCTATTATGAAGATCGTTATTTGCATCTCTTTCAGGCATTACTCTTCCTCCCAAATAATAAATTTTGGGAGCTTTCAGCTCCCCTAAATCTCTCATCCATTAATCCGTTAAAAAGAGATTAGACTTCTGCGGGGAATAATATCCCTTAAGTTTTCCCCTTTGCTTTTACTCAAAAGAGGTTTAATCATTAAAATAACAGTCTACAAAAAGTAAACTGTTATTTTAACACATATTATATATTAACATTAAATACATTTACAACAATATTTTTATTATTTTTTTATATCTATTATTTTATACTTTGCAATCCCATCCGGAACTACCACATCAACAACAGTTCCCTTTTCCTTACCCATAAGTGCTCTTCCTACAGGAGATTCATTTGATATTTTAAATTCGCTCGGATTAGCTTCCGCTGAACCGACAATATAATATTCAATTTCCTCATTATATTCCATATCCAATAAAATAACCTTTGAACCAAGGCTCACTACATCAGTTTTTACATCATCTTCATCTATAACCTTTGCATTCTTTAACATATTTTCAAGCTGTACTATTCTTCCCTCAACATGAGCCTGCTCGTTTTTGGCTTCATCATATTCGGAATTTTCAGATATATCACCAAAAGAAAGAGCTTGTTTAATCCTCTCTGCTACTTCTCTTCTCTTAACCGTCTTCAAAAATTCCAACTCTTGTTCCAACTTCTGTAATCCCTCATACGTCAGAACAACTTCTTTATTAACCATTTGAAGCCTCTCCTTTACTTTGATTTTCGTGTTGATAATATATGCATTTATTTCTTATTTATTCTAAAACATTATATTTCGTGCTAAGCAGGTCTCTATTAGAGTTAAATACTTAAATTTAGGATATTTTTTTAAATCCTTTAATTAGCAAACTCCAATGTTTCACTGTTTTATCCAGGAACAAAATCCAAACCACCTGTTTTTTAGCAAATTCAACGAGAATGAAATATACACCGCACCGAGACCGTAATACAATGCATTTTAAATGCTAAATAGGATGTTCAGACATATAATTGGAAGTTGCTTTACATCAACCTTAAAACTCAAAAAAATTATAAGTCTAACCAATTCAAGTCAATTTAAACTTTTTTTAATTATAGACCACTAATCCCATATTGTCAATAAGCAGGATAAAAAGATTACCATGGGTACACCTAGCTTAATTAGCACCCATCCTTACACAATACTTGCTTCTGCAAGTTAAAACATCGCCACGAAGAGAATTTTTACCTCTTTTCCGGCTGTATAATGTTATAAATAGCCTTTAACATAAAAACCCTCTTCAATAAAATATTCTTTTATTGACTCAATAGTCTTTAAATCTAAAAGATTATGCAAATTATCAATATTTTCATCCTTTTTATTTGTTAAAACAATCTCTGCAATCTCAGTCGAACTATAAAATTTGAATATTTCCTTTTCAAAGGCTTGCAAATATTTATCTCCAAGTCCTATATCTATTCCGCATATAACTGTTTTTTTTACTT
It includes:
- the lysS gene encoding lysine--tRNA ligase, whose protein sequence is MPERDANNDLHNSQNANVEYEDLNEILKVRRVKLAELQKNGKDPFKIVKYDVTHSTKYIVDNFESMEGAFVSVAGRLMSKRGMGKASFCDVRDRDGKIQIYVKMDEVGAEVYEEFKKFDIGDIVGVKGEVFKTHKGEISVKVQEIVLLSKSLQPLPEKWHGLKDVDLRYRQRYVDLIVNPDVRNTFIVRSKIIKAIRKFLDDRGFLEVETPILNTIPGGAAARPFVTHHNTLDIDMYLRIAPELYLKRLIVGGLEKVYEIGRMFRNEGMSVKHNPEFTLMEVYEAYTDYKGMMELTEQLISTVAQEVLGTTKITYQGQEIDLTPPWNRMTMIEAVEKYAGVNFNNITSDEEARNIAKEKKVHIEGNPTKGEVLNLMFEEFVEEHLVQPTFILDYPVEVSPLTKRKPDMPSLTERFELFITCREMANAYSELNDPIDQKERFLDQVAKREAGDEEANMMDDDFITALEYGMPPTGGLGIGIDRLVMLLTDSYSIRDVLLFPTMKPKE
- the greA gene encoding transcription elongation factor GreA is translated as MVNKEVVLTYEGLQKLEQELEFLKTVKRREVAERIKQALSFGDISENSEYDEAKNEQAHVEGRIVQLENMLKNAKVIDEDDVKTDVVSLGSKVILLDMEYNEEIEYYIVGSAEANPSEFKISNESPVGRALMGKEKGTVVDVVVPDGIAKYKIIDIKK